The bacterium BMS3Abin08 region CCGAAAGAAACTGGTCTGTAATATTCAGTTTAAGGAGATCCTCAGCAATGTCTCCGGATGAGATCAATTTTTTAATAACACTTGAAAAGGCCTCATTCATGTCCTCGGATATAACAAAACACTCCTTCAATCAATTTTTTTCAACAGGGCGGGGTTATCCGGCTCATGCGCCTTTAACAAATTCAACGAGGTCGATGATTTTCTTGTATACCTTCCTGAACTCCCTGAAGTTCAGTGACTGCGGACCATCGGAGAGGGCACGTTCAGGTTCGGGGTGAACCTCGATCATCACGCCCTGGGCGCCGACCACAACTGCTGCAAGAGCCATCGGCAGGACAAGATCCCTCTTTCCGGTGGCATGGCTTGGATCAAAGATGATGGGCAGGTGGGAGGTCTTCCTCACAAGGGGTATCACGGAGAGGTCGGCCGTATTCCGTGTTGCCCGCTCGAAGGTCCTGATGCCCCTCTCACAGAGTATAACATTGGGGTTTCCCTCGAGGAGTATGTACTCAGCAGAGGCAAGCCACTCCTCCAGGGTAGCGGAAAGGCCCCTCTTCAGAATAACGGGCTTTTTCAACCGTCCCACATCTCTTAGGAGATCAAAGTTCTGCATATTCCTTGCACCTATCTGCAGTATGTCAACACTCTCCGCCACCATCTCCACGTGTTCGGGGCTCATCACCTCTGTAACCACCTTTATTCCTGTCTCTTCCCGCACCTCTTTAAGTATGCCGAGGCCCTCTTTCCTAAGCCCCTGGAAACTGTGGGGACTGGTCCTCGGTTTAAATGCCCCTCCCCTTAAGACCGGAACACCACACTTTATCAGGAATTGAGCCGTCTTCATGACCTGTTCCCTGCTCTCGAGCGCGCAGGGACCGGCAATCATGAGAAATGGGGAACGCCCACCAATCCTCAGGTCCTTCCCGAGCCTGACCACGGTATCCCTTGGATGGAAATCCCTGCTTACGAGTTTGAAGGGCTTTGTTATATGGAGTATCTCCCTGATTCCCTTTATATCGGACAAAGGGCCCTCATCGATCCAGCCCTGGTTGCCTATCACACCAATCGCCGTCCTCTCCGCTCCCGGAATGGCAACGGGCCTTAAGCCAAGCGATTTGATTGTATCCTTGACCCTCTCGATGTCATCGTCCGTTGCCCAGTGATGCATT contains the following coding sequences:
- the aroF_1 gene encoding phospho-2-dehydro-3-deoxyheptonate aldolase → MLVVMHHWATDDDIERVKDTIKSLGLRPVAIPGAERTAIGVIGNQGWIDEGPLSDIKGIREILHITKPFKLVSRDFHPRDTVVRLGKDLRIGGRSPFLMIAGPCALESREQVMKTAQFLIKCGVPVLRGGAFKPRTSPHSFQGLRKEGLGILKEVREETGIKVVTEVMSPEHVEMVAESVDILQIGARNMQNFDLLRDVGRLKKPVILKRGLSATLEEWLASAEYILLEGNPNVILCERGIRTFERATRNTADLSVIPLVRKTSHLPIIFDPSHATGKRDLVLPMALAAVVVGAQGVMIEVHPEPERALSDGPQSLNFREFRKVYKKIIDLVEFVKGA